A section of the Piliocolobus tephrosceles isolate RC106 chromosome 14, ASM277652v3, whole genome shotgun sequence genome encodes:
- the LOC111535316 gene encoding olfactory receptor 1L4: METKNYSSSTSGFVLLGLSSNPQLQKPLFAIFLIMYLVTVVGNVLIILAIYSDPRLHTPMYFFLSNLSFMDICFATVIVPKMLVNFLSKTKVISYVGCLVQMYFFMAFANTDSYLLASMAIDRLVAICNPLHYDVVMNPRHCLLMLLGSCSISHLHSLFHVLLMSRLSFCASHVIKHFFCDTQPVLKLSCSDTSSSQMVVMTETLAVIVTPFLCIIFSYLRIIVTVLRIPSVAGKWKAFSTCGSHLTVVVLFYGSVIYVYFRPLSMYSVVKDRVATVMYTVVTPMLNPFIYSLRNKDMKGGLKKLRDKIYP, from the coding sequence ATGGAGACAAAGAATTACAGCAGCAGCACCTCAGGCTTCGTCCTCCTGGGCCTCTCTTCCAACCCTCAGCTGCAGAAACCTCTCTTTGCCATCTTCCTCATCATGTACCTGGTCACCGTGGTGGGGAATGTGCTCATCATCCTGGCCATCTACTCTGACCCCAGGCTCCACACCCCTATGTACTTTTTTCTCAGCAACTTGTCTTTCATGGATATCTGCTTCGCAACAGTCATAGTGCCTAAGATGCTGGTGAATTTTCTATCCAAGACAAAGGTTATCTCTTATGTGGGCTGCCTGGTCCAGATGTACTTCTTTATGGCATTTGCGAACACTGACAGCTACCTGCTGGCCTCTATGGCCATCGACCGGCTAGTGGCCATCTGCAACCCCTTACACTATGATGTGGTTATGAACCCACGGCATTGCCTACTCATGCTATTGGGTTCTTGCAGCATCTCCCACCTACATTCCCTGTTCCACGTGCTACTTATGTCTCgcctgtctttctgtgcctctcATGTCATTAAGCACTTTTTCTGTGATACCCAGCCTGTGCTAAAGCTGTCCTGCTCTGACACATCCTCCAGCCAGATGGTGGTCATGACTGAGACCTTAGCTGTCATCGTGACCCCCTTCCTGTGTATCATCTTCTCCTACCTGCGAATCATCGTCACTGTGCTCAGAATCCCCTCTGTAGCCGGGAAGTGGAAGGCCTTCTCTACCTGTGGCTCCCACCTCACTGTAGTGGTCCTGTTCTATGGGAGTGTCATCTATGTCTATTTTAGGCCCCTGTCCATGTACTCAGTGGTGAAGGACCGGGTAGCCACAGTTATGTACACAGTAGTGACACCCATGCTGAACCCTTTCATCTACAGCCTTAGGAACAAAGATATGAAAGGGGGTTTGAAGAAATTAAGAGACAAAATTTACCCgtag